Genomic segment of Paenibacillus sp. FSL R5-0912:
ATCCTTTGTTCATTGTGATTTGGTCCATACTGATGCTTCGTAACATTCGTAATGTCAGACAAATCATAAAAGAAAAACGGTAAAGGGGCAGTGATTTTTTTACAATAGTAGTTTACAGTTCTATCCAAAAGTGATATCATAATTATATCAAATACATATCTAATGGAGGCATCTTTATGAAAGAGAAAACATTGCATCCTGTCAGCGGATTCTGGGTGGTGGCTCTAATTGCCATTTGTATCGGGGGCGGCATTTACGGTGCCGTTCAGGAATACGTGGCATTGCCTGTCATCCTGTTTGTTGCAGCCGGTATTCTATGTACGAGTATTACCGTCGTTCAGCCGAACAAGTCAGTGGTCGTGACCTTCTTTGGCCAATATGTCGGTACGATTGCAACCAGCGGGTTATTCGCTGTAATTCCGTTCAGCATCCGCAAGACCGTATCGCTGCGGGTCCGCAACTTCAACAGCGTGAAGCTGAAGGTCAATGATGTGGAAGGAAATCCGATTGAGATTGCTGCGGTGATTGTATTCAAGGTCATTAATTCGGCCAAGGCGCTGTTTGATGTAGATAAGTATATGGCGTTTGTGGAAATCCAGAGTGAAACGGCGCTGCGTCATGTAGCGAGTAGATACCCTTACGATAACTTCAATGAGACCGGCATGTCCCTGCGGGCCAATGCCGATGAGATTGCCAAAGAACTGGCGGTGGAGCTGCAGGAGCGTCTGTCCTTATCCGGTGTAGAAGTGATCGAAGCCCGCCTGACCCATCTGGCCTACTCCACAGAGATCGCCAGCACAATGCTGCAGCGCCAGCAGGCTTCGGCCATTCTATCTGCACGCCAGATCATCGTAGAAGGTGCTGTCGGCATGGTGGATATGGCAATCCGCCAACTCAAAGAGAGCGGTGTAGTTGAACTGGACGAAGAACGCAAGGCGGCGATGATCAATAATCTGATGGTGGCGATTGTGTCGGAGCGCGGTGCGAGCCCAGTCATTAACGCTGGCTCGTTGTACTAAGGCGGTAATATTATGGCGGCCAAAAAAAGCTTTCCGCTGCGGATCGATCCCGAAC
This window contains:
- a CDS encoding SPFH domain-containing protein, which encodes MKEKTLHPVSGFWVVALIAICIGGGIYGAVQEYVALPVILFVAAGILCTSITVVQPNKSVVVTFFGQYVGTIATSGLFAVIPFSIRKTVSLRVRNFNSVKLKVNDVEGNPIEIAAVIVFKVINSAKALFDVDKYMAFVEIQSETALRHVASRYPYDNFNETGMSLRANADEIAKELAVELQERLSLSGVEVIEARLTHLAYSTEIASTMLQRQQASAILSARQIIVEGAVGMVDMAIRQLKESGVVELDEERKAAMINNLMVAIVSERGASPVINAGSLY